A window from Corynebacterium singulare encodes these proteins:
- a CDS encoding sugar porter family MFS transporter — protein MKNDTYVMIVAGVAALGGLLFGYDTGVMSGALLFVGPEFGMSAHEEGLVTSTLLVGAAAGALAAGRVADRLGRRRTLIAGGLIFLGGSVWCALAGSTAVLAVARAVLGLAVGAVSIVSPMYISEITPAAVRGRMVSLNTLMIVVGQLLAYGVNSALAASGSWQWMLGLAAVPGAALAIGMFFLPDTPVWLAAQGRHDAAAEVRARVGATAEGTREASESTGEWAALTAHRWMRWAVGLAMLMGLTQQITGVNAIVYFAPTMMNQVGISTTNAVYTSMVIGAVSVVACVVGMRVVDRVGRRRLLLVGLGGNVAALVVLAVVYHYAKESTAMAMVSLACMAAFIACQQAAVSPATWLLISEIVPPQVRGLGMGIAGLALWMSNWAVAQFFLPVVEWLGGSLAFGAFAVLGLVALGYTRALVPETMGKTLGEVSRELQSRYSPT, from the coding sequence GTGAAAAACGATACCTACGTGATGATCGTCGCCGGCGTCGCTGCGCTCGGCGGCCTTCTTTTTGGCTATGACACCGGCGTGATGTCGGGCGCGTTGCTCTTTGTGGGGCCAGAGTTTGGCATGTCTGCCCACGAAGAAGGATTAGTGACCTCAACCTTGCTGGTTGGCGCGGCTGCGGGCGCCCTGGCGGCCGGGCGCGTGGCAGACCGTCTGGGCAGGCGGCGTACGCTCATCGCTGGTGGCCTCATCTTCCTCGGCGGTTCGGTGTGGTGCGCACTGGCGGGGTCGACGGCGGTACTGGCTGTTGCGCGTGCCGTTCTGGGGCTGGCGGTAGGTGCAGTGTCCATCGTCTCACCCATGTACATCTCCGAAATTACCCCGGCGGCAGTACGCGGCCGGATGGTGTCGCTTAATACGCTCATGATCGTGGTGGGCCAACTGTTGGCCTATGGGGTGAACTCGGCCCTGGCAGCAAGCGGCAGCTGGCAATGGATGCTAGGGCTGGCGGCAGTGCCGGGAGCGGCACTGGCCATAGGTATGTTCTTCCTGCCCGACACTCCAGTTTGGCTCGCCGCGCAGGGCCGCCACGACGCTGCCGCTGAGGTGCGCGCACGGGTGGGGGCGACTGCGGAGGGGACGAGGGAGGCGTCGGAAAGCACAGGCGAATGGGCCGCACTCACAGCACACCGATGGATGCGCTGGGCGGTGGGCCTGGCCATGCTCATGGGGCTGACACAGCAGATTACGGGCGTAAATGCGATTGTGTACTTCGCGCCGACGATGATGAACCAGGTGGGCATCTCGACGACAAACGCTGTGTACACGTCCATGGTGATTGGCGCTGTGTCCGTCGTGGCATGCGTGGTGGGCATGCGCGTGGTGGACCGCGTAGGGCGACGCCGGCTGCTGCTGGTGGGGCTGGGCGGCAATGTGGCCGCACTTGTAGTGCTGGCGGTGGTCTATCACTACGCCAAGGAGTCAACTGCGATGGCGATGGTGTCGCTGGCCTGCATGGCGGCCTTCATTGCATGTCAGCAGGCGGCGGTGTCGCCCGCGACCTGGCTGCTGATTTCCGAGATCGTGCCGCCCCAGGTGCGCGGGCTGGGGATGGGAATCGCGGGCCTGGCTCTGTGGATGAGCAACTGGGCTGTGGCGCAGTTTTTCCTGCCAGTCGTGGAGTGGCTAGGAGGTTCACTGGCCTTTGGTGCCTTCGCGGTATTAGGGCTGGTGGCTCTGGGATATACACGAGCGCTGGTGCCGGAAACGATGGGCAAGACGCTAGGGGAGGTCTCCCGGGAACTACAGTCGCGGTACTCTCCTACGTGA
- the nadE gene encoding ammonia-dependent NAD(+) synthetase, with translation MVVMSHESTDLQRSIIKALGTKPLIDPAEEVERRVTFLADYLRDTGAKGYVLGISGGQDSTLAGRLAQLAVDRVEGTHFWAIRLPHGVQADEDDAQVALDFIQPDHRLTINIADATSALDGAVASALESSTLSDFNRGNLKARLRMAAQYAVAGEVGALVIGSDHAAENITAFFTKWGDGAADLIPLEGLNKRQGAQLLEYLGAPESTWTKIPTADLEDDRPLLSDEEALGVTYTHIDDYLEGKAVPADARERIETLWRRGAHKRIMPPGPQ, from the coding sequence ATGGTCGTCATGTCACACGAATCCACTGATCTCCAGCGCAGCATCATAAAAGCCCTGGGCACTAAGCCCTTGATCGATCCAGCCGAGGAGGTTGAGCGCCGCGTCACATTCCTCGCCGATTACCTTCGTGACACCGGCGCGAAGGGGTATGTCTTGGGTATTTCCGGCGGCCAGGATTCCACGCTGGCTGGCCGTTTGGCTCAGCTGGCCGTCGACCGCGTCGAGGGCACACACTTCTGGGCCATTCGTCTTCCTCACGGTGTGCAGGCCGATGAGGATGATGCCCAGGTGGCCCTCGATTTCATCCAGCCCGACCACCGCCTCACCATCAATATCGCTGACGCCACGTCAGCCCTCGATGGCGCCGTGGCCTCTGCCCTCGAATCCTCTACGCTTAGTGATTTCAATCGCGGCAACCTCAAAGCTCGCTTGCGCATGGCTGCTCAGTACGCGGTAGCCGGCGAGGTCGGCGCCTTGGTCATTGGCAGCGACCACGCTGCAGAGAACATCACCGCCTTCTTTACTAAGTGGGGCGACGGCGCCGCTGATCTCATCCCCTTGGAGGGGCTCAACAAGCGCCAAGGCGCCCAGCTCCTTGAATACCTCGGTGCGCCTGAATCCACGTGGACCAAGATCCCCACTGCGGACCTTGAGGATGACCGCCCGCTGCTTTCGGACGAAGAAGCCCTCGGCGTCACCTATACCCACATCGATGACTACCTCGAGGGCAAAGCCGTTCCTGCCGACGCCCGCGAGCGCATCGAGACCCTCTGGCGCCGCGGCGCCCATAAGCGCATCATGCCCCCTGGCCCACAATAA
- a CDS encoding HNH endonuclease signature motif containing protein yields the protein MGVLETYFHYRNSGIALVENASSSPDELRALGADASDAAELAHLHRTYFGPTRFSGKQRKARTAAQTQKHSLATLTLIESYTAKVKKDLDAWNLRIKLAGTPAHKIRDIAVKRLKELRNKRTPKPGVRFTYRATGPNSMTITDDASVIADIRGTLESVNKHNLLEAARTVIVTGSVGTKPAIHAQVVVTLDEFDRIINGDGDEIELQLTNGARMTGAEFLSYQFASIGYATIVHPVEGPINSYRAERSASWKQRLTLAAETQTCSRPGCNKPADYCHVHHIIPWQAGGYTNINNLTFLCAYHNSINDDDPERPTGRGYVFRIPGGIGYIPPWGLPITATPEYQQAVARLTAEKARAEQTAEEPPPDPPPSTG from the coding sequence ATGGGGGTATTAGAAACCTACTTCCACTACCGCAATTCGGGGATTGCGCTCGTGGAGAATGCATCCAGCTCACCCGATGAGCTCCGCGCGCTCGGCGCCGACGCCAGTGACGCCGCAGAACTAGCCCACCTGCACCGCACCTACTTCGGCCCCACCCGCTTTAGCGGCAAACAACGCAAAGCCCGCACCGCCGCCCAAACCCAGAAACACAGCCTAGCCACCCTCACACTCATCGAGTCCTACACCGCCAAAGTCAAAAAAGACCTCGACGCCTGGAACCTCCGCATCAAACTCGCCGGCACACCAGCACACAAAATCCGCGACATCGCAGTCAAAAGACTCAAAGAACTAAGAAACAAACGCACACCCAAACCCGGGGTGCGGTTTACCTACCGGGCCACCGGACCGAACTCCATGACGATCACCGATGACGCCTCCGTCATTGCCGATATCCGCGGAACCCTCGAATCCGTCAACAAACACAACCTCCTCGAGGCTGCACGCACCGTCATCGTCACCGGCAGTGTGGGCACTAAACCCGCCATCCACGCCCAAGTCGTAGTGACATTGGACGAATTCGATCGCATCATCAACGGCGACGGCGACGAGATTGAGTTACAGCTGACGAATGGTGCGCGCATGACCGGGGCAGAATTCCTGTCCTATCAATTCGCCTCCATCGGCTATGCCACCATCGTCCACCCCGTGGAAGGGCCCATTAACTCCTACCGCGCAGAACGCAGTGCCAGCTGGAAACAACGCCTCACCCTAGCAGCTGAAACCCAAACCTGCTCCAGACCCGGCTGCAACAAACCCGCCGACTACTGCCACGTCCACCACATCATCCCCTGGCAAGCCGGCGGCTACACCAACATCAACAACCTGACCTTCCTGTGCGCCTACCACAACAGCATCAACGACGATGACCCAGAAAGACCCACCGGACGAGGCTACGTCTTCCGAATCCCCGGAGGCATCGGCTACATCCCACCCTGGGGACTACCGATCACCGCCACACCCGAATACCAACAAGCCGTTGCCAGACTCACCGCCGAAAAAGCAAGAGCCGAACAAACAGCAGAAGAACCACCACCCGACCCACCACCAAGTACGGGCTAA
- a CDS encoding fructosamine kinase family protein: MDVYTKKVSRPDQAGAEAAGLRWLAAARADVVVEVAGVTETSISTRRVMESRPSLKAARSFGAALREVHEAGAPAFGAAPEGWEGANFIGRVEQPCQPCESWGEFYVEQRVLPFVETLPKDLQDVVRVASDAIRSMDWEVAPARIHGDLWAGNVLFTAESAVMIDPAAHGGHPWTDLAMLELFGAPLYEEILRGYGVPKEYERWVPMHQLHPLAVHATTHGPAYYRPLGKAAEATIDALR; the protein is encoded by the coding sequence ATGGATGTGTACACGAAGAAGGTTTCTCGTCCCGACCAAGCCGGTGCGGAGGCCGCGGGCCTGCGGTGGTTGGCGGCCGCGCGTGCAGATGTAGTGGTTGAGGTCGCGGGGGTTACGGAGACAAGCATTAGCACTCGACGAGTGATGGAGTCGCGGCCGAGTCTTAAGGCTGCGCGGTCGTTTGGTGCGGCACTACGCGAGGTCCACGAGGCGGGTGCTCCAGCATTTGGCGCGGCGCCCGAGGGTTGGGAGGGCGCGAATTTCATCGGGCGCGTGGAGCAGCCCTGTCAGCCATGTGAGAGTTGGGGAGAATTCTATGTTGAACAGCGGGTGCTGCCTTTCGTGGAAACGCTGCCGAAGGATCTTCAGGATGTCGTGCGTGTGGCAAGCGACGCGATTCGATCAATGGACTGGGAGGTAGCGCCGGCACGAATCCACGGTGACTTGTGGGCCGGCAATGTGCTCTTTACTGCGGAATCCGCGGTAATGATCGATCCAGCAGCGCATGGTGGGCACCCCTGGACGGATTTGGCCATGCTGGAGTTGTTCGGGGCGCCCCTCTATGAGGAGATCTTGCGTGGCTACGGCGTGCCGAAGGAGTACGAGCGGTGGGTGCCCATGCATCAGCTGCATCCGTTGGCTGTGCACGCGACCACGCACGGTCCTGCGTATTATCGGCCCCTCGGGAAGGCCGCGGAAGCCACAATCGACGCTTTGCGCTGA
- a CDS encoding DsbA family protein, with translation MSTVKDPNSKGNSGFLWGLAVLLVIVAVVIGYIVYQGRGAQTDALGDYAAEDVSMDMSLADNAVTLKSPDAAKDAVEVELYEDYSCPHCGDLAKETDGQMKDAIDEGKLIVHVRTLNFIDGSQNGLESIKSNKGHSSKAAAAMEQVAKSGDATLYWNMRKYLLENQSKVYNKWELNDFADAAKALGADQDIVKSIQEAKVGEGNELATANYKKLDADTGQISSPRIIKDGKDIPEDKNTSIMEWVDLVVE, from the coding sequence ATGAGCACAGTTAAAGACCCCAACTCCAAGGGCAATAGTGGATTCCTTTGGGGCCTCGCTGTTTTGCTGGTGATTGTCGCCGTGGTTATCGGCTACATCGTCTACCAGGGTCGCGGCGCACAGACCGACGCGCTGGGAGACTACGCTGCTGAAGATGTCAGCATGGACATGTCTCTCGCGGATAACGCTGTGACTCTCAAGTCCCCGGACGCGGCAAAGGATGCCGTCGAAGTTGAGCTCTACGAGGATTACTCCTGCCCTCACTGTGGCGACCTGGCGAAGGAAACCGATGGCCAGATGAAGGATGCTATTGATGAAGGCAAGCTCATCGTCCATGTTCGTACCCTGAACTTCATCGACGGAAGCCAGAACGGTCTTGAGAGCATCAAGTCCAACAAGGGACACTCGTCCAAGGCTGCCGCTGCGATGGAGCAGGTGGCAAAGTCTGGTGATGCGACGCTGTACTGGAATATGCGTAAGTACCTCTTGGAGAACCAGTCCAAGGTCTACAACAAGTGGGAGCTGAACGACTTTGCTGATGCGGCGAAAGCACTGGGTGCTGACCAGGACATCGTGAAGTCCATTCAGGAGGCCAAGGTGGGCGAGGGTAATGAGCTGGCCACCGCTAACTACAAGAAGCTTGATGCTGACACAGGCCAGATTTCTTCGCCGCGCATCATCAAGGATGGCAAGGACATTCCTGAGGATAAGAACACCTCCATCATGGAGTGGGTTGACCTCGTCGTCGAGTAA
- a CDS encoding MauE/DoxX family redox-associated membrane protein yields the protein MAQKKISVALVLDIISAFARFYMAYVWIKAGLSKFSDQLAVTQSIEAYEIFTPEWSHYLSYLIGPLEVCGGLLLLLGLFLRPAAWVGQVVLTLFMIGIAQAWLRGLGIDCGCFAPNPNDDAQVMNYMMTLLRDLFYSVLMVWTIKRPFTKFALHP from the coding sequence GTGGCACAAAAGAAGATAAGCGTGGCGCTGGTGCTCGACATCATCAGCGCGTTCGCGCGGTTTTACATGGCCTACGTCTGGATTAAGGCTGGCCTGTCAAAGTTTTCCGACCAGCTCGCGGTGACGCAGAGCATCGAGGCTTACGAGATCTTTACGCCGGAATGGTCGCACTACCTGTCGTATCTCATCGGGCCCCTCGAGGTATGCGGCGGATTGCTGCTGCTTCTCGGATTGTTCCTTCGCCCCGCGGCGTGGGTAGGCCAGGTCGTACTGACACTGTTCATGATTGGTATCGCCCAAGCTTGGTTACGTGGGCTGGGTATTGATTGTGGTTGCTTTGCTCCAAATCCCAATGACGATGCGCAAGTGATGAACTACATGATGACACTGTTGCGCGATCTCTTCTATTCTGTCTTAATGGTGTGGACAATTAAGCGTCCGTTTACCAAATTTGCACTGCATCCCTAG
- a CDS encoding MauE/DoxX family redox-associated membrane protein yields MASLQLARVADIISALARFGMAAVWIIAGVQKLNAQMDMAQAIQAYEIFTPEWSGYLAVAIGPLEVMGGVLLLLGLFLREASAVGAVVLVLFMVGMAQAWARGLVIDCGCFGYTANSGSQGMNYMLTLLRDIVFLALTMWTIRRPYRRFAIYS; encoded by the coding sequence ATGGCTTCTCTTCAGCTCGCGCGCGTGGCGGACATCATCAGCGCACTTGCTCGTTTCGGTATGGCGGCGGTGTGGATCATCGCCGGCGTGCAGAAGCTCAACGCCCAGATGGACATGGCCCAGGCCATTCAGGCTTATGAAATCTTCACGCCAGAATGGTCTGGATACCTGGCTGTGGCGATTGGCCCGCTCGAAGTCATGGGTGGGGTGCTGCTCCTGCTGGGGCTGTTCTTGAGGGAGGCGTCGGCAGTCGGCGCCGTCGTCCTCGTGCTTTTTATGGTCGGTATGGCCCAGGCGTGGGCGCGCGGGCTCGTCATTGATTGCGGATGCTTTGGCTACACTGCCAATAGCGGTTCCCAAGGGATGAACTACATGCTGACACTGCTTCGTGACATCGTGTTCCTTGCCCTCACCATGTGGACCATCCGCCGCCCCTATAGGCGGTTCGCTATTTATTCATAG
- the pgm gene encoding phosphoglucomutase (alpha-D-glucose-1,6-bisphosphate-dependent) has product MAHERAGQLAQPSDLIDIAELVTAYYTRTPDADNPDQQVAFGTSGHRGSALDTAFNEAHILAITQAIVDYRTDQGTTGAIFIGRDTHALSEPAMVSALEVLLANEVEVRVDDRGRYTPTPAVSHAILTNPGTDGIVITPSHNPPRDGGFKYNPPTGGPADTDATDWIAAKANEYLRAGLEGVKRVPVSGVLDERCVKHNYLDTYVADLENVVDMKAIKEAGVRIGADPMGGASVDYWAAIAEHYGLAMTVVNPEVDGTFRFMTLDTDGKIRMDCSSPNAMASLVDNRAKYDLATGNDADADRHGIVTPDAGLMNPNHYLAVAIEYLFSHRPQWGNAGVGKTLVSSSMIDRVVANLGRELVEVPVGFKWFVPGLVDGSLGFGGEESAGASFLRFDGSVWSTDKDGIILDLLAAEILAVTGTTPSQRYAELAEEYGAPAYARTDAPANREQKAILKKLSPDQVTATELAGEEILAKLTEAPGNGAAIGGLKVTTENAWFAARPSGTEDKYKIYAESFRGEEHLKQVQEEAQALVSQVLGS; this is encoded by the coding sequence ATGGCACACGAGCGCGCCGGCCAACTAGCCCAGCCTTCCGATCTCATCGACATCGCGGAGCTGGTCACCGCCTACTACACCCGCACCCCCGACGCTGACAATCCCGACCAGCAGGTAGCCTTCGGCACCTCCGGCCACCGTGGCTCCGCTCTGGACACCGCGTTCAACGAGGCCCACATCCTGGCCATTACCCAGGCCATCGTGGACTACCGCACTGACCAGGGCACGACCGGCGCCATCTTCATCGGCCGTGATACTCATGCCCTGTCGGAGCCCGCTATGGTCTCCGCCCTCGAGGTCCTTCTGGCCAATGAGGTGGAGGTTCGCGTCGATGACCGCGGCCGCTACACCCCGACCCCGGCTGTCTCCCACGCCATCCTCACCAACCCGGGCACCGACGGCATCGTTATCACCCCGTCCCACAACCCACCGCGCGATGGTGGCTTCAAGTACAACCCACCCACGGGTGGTCCGGCTGACACCGATGCCACCGACTGGATTGCTGCCAAGGCCAACGAGTATCTGCGCGCCGGGCTGGAAGGCGTGAAGCGCGTGCCGGTATCGGGTGTGCTTGATGAACGCTGCGTGAAGCACAACTACCTGGACACTTACGTGGCGGACCTCGAGAACGTCGTGGACATGAAGGCCATAAAGGAGGCCGGCGTGCGCATCGGCGCGGACCCGATGGGTGGCGCGTCCGTGGACTACTGGGCGGCGATTGCGGAGCACTACGGGCTCGCCATGACCGTGGTGAACCCGGAGGTGGACGGCACTTTCCGCTTTATGACGCTGGATACTGATGGCAAGATCCGCATGGACTGCTCCTCGCCGAACGCGATGGCGTCGTTGGTGGACAACCGCGCGAAGTACGACCTGGCCACCGGTAATGACGCTGACGCGGACCGCCACGGCATCGTCACCCCGGATGCGGGCCTGATGAACCCGAACCACTACCTGGCGGTTGCCATCGAGTACCTGTTTAGCCACCGCCCGCAGTGGGGTAACGCCGGCGTGGGCAAGACGCTGGTGTCCTCTTCCATGATTGACCGCGTGGTGGCAAACTTGGGCCGCGAGCTCGTCGAGGTTCCGGTGGGCTTCAAGTGGTTTGTGCCGGGGCTTGTCGACGGCTCCCTCGGCTTCGGCGGCGAAGAGTCCGCCGGCGCCTCCTTCCTCCGCTTCGACGGTTCCGTGTGGTCGACGGACAAGGACGGCATCATCCTGGATCTGCTGGCCGCGGAAATCCTGGCCGTGACCGGCACGACCCCGTCCCAGCGCTACGCCGAGCTGGCGGAAGAATATGGCGCGCCGGCCTACGCGCGCACCGATGCCCCCGCCAACCGCGAGCAAAAGGCGATCTTGAAGAAGCTCTCCCCGGACCAGGTCACCGCGACGGAGCTGGCAGGCGAAGAAATCCTGGCCAAGCTCACCGAAGCCCCAGGCAACGGTGCCGCCATTGGTGGCCTCAAGGTGACCACCGAGAACGCTTGGTTTGCCGCCCGTCCATCCGGCACGGAGGACAAGTACAAGATCTACGCCGAGAGCTTCCGTGGCGAAGAACACCTCAAGCAGGTGCAGGAGGAGGCACAAGCGCTGGTGTCACAGGTCCTCGGCTCCTAG
- a CDS encoding fluoride efflux transporter family protein, with the protein MPQTILVGCGAALGALARFALSTILGGGALPLLVINLVGSAVMGYTKPSAFWGTGVLGGFTSFATFAFLTSGFDPAQAGAYVLATVVGCTGAYLLGDVSRRPA; encoded by the coding sequence ATGCCACAAACCATTCTTGTGGGCTGCGGGGCGGCGCTCGGGGCGCTGGCTCGTTTCGCCCTCTCCACTATCCTCGGCGGTGGTGCACTGCCGCTGCTTGTCATCAACCTCGTGGGCAGCGCCGTTATGGGCTACACCAAGCCGTCGGCTTTTTGGGGCACGGGTGTTCTCGGTGGTTTCACCAGTTTTGCCACGTTTGCCTTCCTCACCTCTGGGTTCGACCCGGCACAGGCGGGCGCGTACGTGCTGGCCACCGTGGTGGGTTGTACGGGGGCCTACCTGCTTGGCGACGTCTCCCGGAGGCCCGCATGA
- a CDS encoding FluC/FEX family fluoride channel, protein MIIISALAVLVGGFLGGCGRFALTRILPSPTCTFAANITGAAVAGVAYGYAAHTQAPEYLLPLLAAGLAGGLSTWSTLAKELGEMIKAKRWWRLARYLFWTVGLGIVVAWRGAWVGSLLA, encoded by the coding sequence ATGATCATCATCTCTGCCCTCGCCGTGCTTGTTGGTGGTTTTCTGGGCGGTTGCGGGCGTTTCGCCCTGACCCGCATTTTGCCTTCCCCCACGTGCACGTTTGCGGCAAATATTACGGGCGCGGCGGTCGCTGGCGTGGCCTATGGCTATGCCGCGCATACACAAGCCCCTGAGTATCTACTCCCACTGCTGGCGGCAGGATTAGCAGGCGGCTTATCAACTTGGTCCACGCTGGCCAAGGAACTCGGAGAAATGATAAAAGCCAAGCGCTGGTGGCGCCTGGCTCGTTACCTCTTCTGGACGGTTGGCCTCGGCATCGTGGTGGCCTGGCGCGGAGCCTGGGTAGGCTCCCTCCTGGCCTAG
- a CDS encoding ABC transporter permease produces MATKNSMRTVSVRNILAHKLRLALTLLAVVLGTAFISGSFMFTNALSNTFDSAVDTAFTGVDAAVSQKEGGPVLDSKMREDIAHDPEVRAVNVQSSQTVVVANKDAEAFQTGGGTSSVQPYYSADQSVGEPAELVDGSEPHGTGEVVINDSAAEKFGITIGDTILVVHPDQRDEVKVVGVVKPAVDQGASLTLHMDHEGFTERYGDSSQLKVAAAEGVSAEELVDHLNETFDVDAEAGEELAKEISDQISSALKFVNYFLIAFGLIALLVGTFIIANTFSMIVAQRTKEFALLRALGASRGQITRSVVTEAIIVGIVGSAVGVVAGVGLVAAIKAVFTAQGMPMGGGLGLSLSAVIVPLILGTVVTVISAWAPARRAGAVEPVEAMRTTESAAGSSLLVRTVLGALLLVAGIAFAVLGVLIDAKTGLRAALVGLGSLNLIVGFFLAGPAISLPIVPSIGRVVGAPFGAVGKLAATNSARNPRRTAATAFALMLGVALVTAIGMLGATMKASVSDVIDEDVRADFLLTGPTTGNFPTPNETVDRARDTEGAGQVVALSSAPIMVDGQASMNYGPQVAFSQVIGSNADDILNLTVAEGSLKLGDESGFIADTDLAAEQGWQVGQSYELTGMDPNRTAQVTLIGTYEPFQMLPRLAVSESAATEVINPEGLDTMMVAVNAAEGFDKEKLRSNLEESVKDLVVVQVRTGEEYAGEAAGMIDQMLTILYALLALAVIIAILGIVNTLTLGVIERRQEIGMLRAVGTQRRQIRTMITVESVQIALFGAIMGMLLGLGLGWAFISVLADDGLDSATVPWPMLIIMLVGSAFVGVLAAIWPAQRAAKTPPLDAIAD; encoded by the coding sequence ATGGCCACGAAGAACTCCATGCGCACGGTATCCGTGCGCAACATTCTGGCGCACAAGCTGCGCCTTGCCCTGACGCTGTTGGCAGTGGTGCTGGGTACCGCGTTCATTTCCGGTTCCTTCATGTTCACCAACGCGTTGTCCAATACCTTCGACTCCGCCGTGGACACCGCCTTTACCGGCGTGGATGCCGCGGTCAGCCAAAAGGAGGGCGGACCGGTTCTGGATAGCAAGATGCGAGAGGACATCGCACACGATCCGGAGGTCCGCGCAGTTAACGTGCAGAGCAGCCAGACCGTCGTTGTTGCCAACAAGGACGCCGAGGCTTTTCAGACCGGAGGCGGCACCTCGAGCGTGCAGCCGTATTATTCCGCGGATCAGTCTGTAGGCGAGCCCGCCGAGCTTGTCGACGGCTCCGAGCCCCACGGCACCGGTGAAGTCGTCATCAATGATTCCGCCGCCGAGAAGTTCGGTATCACTATCGGTGACACTATTCTCGTCGTCCACCCAGACCAGCGCGATGAGGTGAAGGTCGTCGGTGTGGTCAAGCCCGCTGTGGATCAAGGGGCCAGCCTGACACTGCACATGGACCACGAAGGATTCACCGAACGCTACGGTGATTCCTCCCAGCTTAAGGTCGCCGCCGCTGAGGGAGTGAGCGCCGAGGAACTCGTGGATCACCTCAATGAGACTTTCGACGTGGATGCGGAGGCCGGCGAAGAATTGGCCAAGGAAATCTCTGACCAGATTTCCTCTGCGCTGAAGTTCGTCAACTACTTCCTCATCGCCTTCGGCCTTATTGCGCTGCTCGTGGGCACGTTCATCATTGCGAATACGTTCTCTATGATCGTCGCCCAGCGCACGAAGGAATTTGCGCTGCTGCGCGCACTGGGCGCCTCCCGCGGCCAGATCACGCGTTCGGTCGTCACTGAGGCCATCATCGTGGGCATCGTGGGCTCTGCGGTCGGCGTTGTCGCTGGTGTGGGGCTTGTCGCGGCGATTAAGGCGGTGTTCACCGCGCAAGGTATGCCGATGGGTGGCGGCTTGGGCTTGAGCCTGAGTGCTGTCATCGTGCCGCTGATTCTGGGCACGGTAGTCACCGTAATTTCGGCATGGGCGCCGGCGCGTCGTGCAGGTGCCGTTGAACCTGTTGAAGCCATGCGCACCACTGAGTCCGCTGCGGGTTCCTCCTTGCTCGTGCGTACGGTTCTGGGTGCGCTGTTGCTCGTTGCCGGCATTGCCTTCGCGGTGTTGGGCGTGCTTATCGACGCCAAGACGGGCCTTCGCGCCGCCCTCGTCGGCCTCGGTTCCTTGAACCTTATTGTTGGTTTCTTCCTTGCTGGTCCGGCAATCTCCCTGCCGATCGTGCCCTCGATTGGGCGCGTCGTGGGCGCACCCTTCGGCGCCGTGGGCAAGTTGGCGGCGACGAACTCTGCGCGTAACCCGCGGCGCACCGCGGCAACCGCTTTTGCTCTCATGCTCGGCGTGGCGCTGGTGACGGCCATCGGCATGCTGGGCGCGACGATGAAGGCTTCCGTATCTGATGTCATCGACGAGGATGTGCGCGCCGACTTCCTGTTGACCGGCCCGACGACGGGCAATTTCCCCACGCCTAATGAAACCGTCGATCGCGCCCGCGATACTGAGGGCGCGGGCCAGGTCGTGGCACTGAGTTCCGCACCTATCATGGTGGATGGCCAAGCCTCAATGAACTATGGCCCGCAGGTGGCTTTCAGCCAGGTTATCGGTAGCAACGCCGACGACATCCTCAACCTCACCGTGGCGGAGGGCTCGCTGAAGCTGGGGGATGAATCCGGATTCATCGCCGATACTGATCTTGCAGCCGAGCAGGGATGGCAGGTGGGCCAGAGCTATGAGCTCACCGGCATGGACCCGAACCGTACCGCACAGGTGACACTCATCGGTACCTATGAGCCGTTCCAAATGCTTCCGCGCCTGGCTGTATCCGAATCCGCGGCAACCGAGGTGATCAACCCCGAGGGCCTCGACACGATGATGGTGGCGGTCAATGCCGCCGAGGGCTTCGACAAGGAGAAGCTGCGCTCCAACCTGGAGGAGTCCGTCAAGGACCTCGTCGTGGTGCAGGTGCGCACTGGTGAGGAGTATGCGGGCGAGGCAGCCGGCATGATCGATCAGATGCTCACCATTCTCTATGCGCTGCTGGCGCTGGCGGTGATCATCGCCATCTTGGGCATCGTCAACACCTTGACCTTGGGGGTTATTGAGCGCCGCCAGGAGATCGGCATGTTGCGTGCGGTGGGTACGCAACGCCGCCAGATTCGCACGATGATCACGGTGGAATCGGTGCAGATCGCCCTCTTCGGTGCCATCATGGGCATGCTCCTCGGCCTTGGCCTGGGCTGGGCATTTATCTCCGTCCTGGCAGATGACGGCCTAGACTCCGCCACGGTCCCATGGCCGATGCTCATCATCATGCTTGTCGGTTCGGCCTTCGTGGGCGTGCTCGCCGCCATCTGGCCGGCGCAGCGCGCGGCGAAAACCCCGCCTCTCGACGCCATCGCGGATTAA